Part of the Blastocatellia bacterium genome, TGAGCTGATCCCGCGAGCTGTATCCCGTCGTCACGAGGATCCGCACCTGCGGATCAAGCGCGCGCAGCTCACGAAGAGTCTGTTCCCCACTCATCTCTGGCATCACGGCATCAAGTAAGATCAGCCGAATCTCCGGCTGATGTCGGGCGTAGAGGGCAATAGCCTCTCGCCCATTGTGAGCCGTCAAGACGCGGTATCCGAGTTTCTCCAGGAGGCGCTCTCCGAGCTTCAAGATCGTGGGATCGTCTTCGACCAGTAGTACTGTCTCTCCACTCCCTCGAGGGATCTTTGCTTCCTCCAGCCGTTGGGACGACACGTGGACTTCGGATTCTCTGGCGATAGGCCAGAAGATGTGCACCTTCGTCCCGCGACCCAGTTCGCTCTCGACCTCGATCCATCCCTCGTAAGCATGCACAATCTCTCGGACGACGCAGAGCCCTAGGCCCGTCCCTTTGCCCGCTTCCTTGGTCGTGAAGAAAGGCTCGAAGATGTGGGGCAAGATGTCCGGGGCGATACCCGTTCCCGTATCGCTGACGGTCAGGCGCACGTAGGGACGTTCTCGAACACGTGTGTAAGACGGCGCTTGTAAAATATCGGGTCGAAGAGATTCGGTTTGAATGCGCAGGCGACCGCCCTGAGGCATAGCGTCGCATGCATTGATGGCGAGATTGAGCAGGACCTGTTGCAGGTGAATCGGATTGACGGCCAGAGTGATCTCTTGAGGAGCGAGATCCAACTCGATTTCGATGTGCTCGGGGATGATGCGTCGGAGTAGTGCCGTGAAGTCCTTCATGAAGGCATGCAGCGCACACGATCGTTCGGACTCTCCTTCCGGACGGCCAAGTAACATGAGCTGCCGTACCAAATCGCGCGCTCGTCGGCTCAAGGTGAGGACCTGGTTCAGATGCGACCGAGTATCTTCGGAGACGCCATCATCCGATTCCAATTGTGCGAGCGCCAATTCAGTGAAACCCAGGATGCCCGTGAGGAGGTTGTTGAAATCGTGCGCGATGCCAGCCGTCAAAGCCCCAAGTGATTCCATTCGCTGCGCGTGCAGGAACCTTCGCTGAAGCTCTTGAAGCGTCTCCTCTCGGCGGATGTGCTCCAATTCTTTCGCCATGCAAACTTCGAAGAGCTCCAACACCGTGCACTCGGCGGGTGTGAGCCTCCGCGGTTCGGTGGTGTAGAGAGCGAGTACACCCAGGACCTGGCCATCGCCTCGATCTCGGAGCGGAACGCCCCAGTAGAATTCCGCGCGACATGACTGAAGCGCTTCATCTTGCGGAAAGCGTTGCCACGCGCCTTCATCGCAAACGTACGGCCATCCCTCGGCGAGGATGCGTTCCAGAGGCGTCCCGGAAACTTCAATGATTCCTCCGCGCTCGATGAGACCCTTTCGGTACCAGCTCACCACACGAAGCCTTTGGCCTCCCGCTTCGCTTCGGCCGAGAAGGACCCACGGGACGTCGAGCCACTCGGCGAGAGCCTCGACCGCTCGATCGAAAAACGCCTGACCTCGAGTCTCGCCAATCAAGCGGCGAACGTGCGTGAGGGTCTCGATGATGCTTGCTGGCTCACTCATCCATTCCGCCATATTCCGTCTACAGAACAACTCGCCTATCCAAGCCCATCATTCAATTTGACGATGAAGCGATTCCTTACATCTGGCCAACGCGCGATGGAGCGCAATTGGTCGCGCCCGGCTCTCGGCCTCATGCTCGTGCGGATGAAGTGAGGAGCTGGGCGAAATGCGTGGGCGCGATATTTCCCCCACTCACTAGCGCAATCGTCGGACCGCGCGCCGTCACCCGTCCTGAGCGAAGCGCAGCCACGCCCACAGCTCCTGAAGGTTCGACGACGAGCTTCTCTTGGCGAGCGAGCCAAGCGACGGCCTCCGCGACCTCTTCATCGGAGACCAGAACGACGTCGTCCACATAGCGTTGAATGAGTGAAAACATGAGGGTTCCAGGACGCGTGGCCGTCAATGCGTCGCAGATCGTTCGCGTCTCCGGAATGGTGACGATCGTCCCCGCTTTGAAGGAGAGGTAGGTGGCATTGGCTCCTTCCGGTTGAACGCCGATGATCGAGGCGCGCGGATTGCATTCTTTCAAAGCGAGGGCGACGCCCGCGATCAATCCTCCAGTGCTGATGGGCACCAGGACCGTCGGCGCTTCAGGAAGCTGCTCGAGGATCTCCAATCCGATCGTCCCGTGTCCGATGACGACGTTGGGATCTTCCATGTGATTGATCGCGAGGAGTCCGCGTTCGACTTCCAATTGTCGCAACGTCTCGAAGCGCGCTTCGAAGCGATCTTCGCACCAGACGATCTCTCCGCCGAAACGGGCGACTTGTTCGGCCTTGAAGGGCGATGTCCGGCGCATCATCACCAAGACCGTGGGAACGCCGAGCCAGCGGCCCATGTAGGCGAAAGCCGTGGCGAAATTCCCCGAGGAGGTGAGGGCCACACCGCGCCGTTTCGCTTCCTTGCCCAAGTGGTAGAGTATGGTGAACGCGGCGCGCGCCTTGTAGCTCCCCGTGATCTGCAGGTTCTCGCATTTCAGCCAAATGGGAGAGCCGAGCGCCGCCGAGAGGTCCTCGCTCCGCAGAAGCGGCGTCCTCCGAATGATCGGCGGAAATGCCGCGCGCGCCCGTTTGATGTCCGCCACAGTGATCATAACCTTACCTCCTTGCTGGTGAAGCCACATTATAGCACGAGGAGGTACGGGGAACTTGCGGTCTTCGTCCGGCGTTATTATGCTTGGTGAGCGTATGATGAGCGAAGAGGATCCGCGGAGTGAGAACCTCAGAGCCCTAGCGGTTTCATATGAGTGGGGCTCGCTCTCGACTCCGGGGAACGCCCGCTACGGAGGAGACCGATGCCTATCCGAAAGAGCTTTCGCCTCATTCTCGTGATCCTCGGGCTCGCGGCCACGGTGGCGGCCCAAGGGCCGAAGCCGATCAAGGTTGAATTCACGGACGTGCGTTTGGAAAACGGTCTGCGCGTGATTCTGGTCGAGGATCACGGCGCGCCAGTCGTCTCGCTCTGCGTCACCTACAATGTTGGGTCCCGGAATGAGCGCCCGGGACGCACGGGATTCGCCCACCTCTTCGAGCACATGATGTTCCAAGGATCGGAGAACGTCGGCAAGGGCGAGCATTTCCTTCTGATCTTCAACAACGGGGGGACGATGAACGGGACGACTAATGAGGAGCGCACGAATTACTTTCAGACGGTGCCGGCCAATCAGCTCGATCTCGTGCTCTTTCTGGAAGCCGATCGCATGCGGAGTCTCGATGTCAGCCAACAAAATCTCGACAATCAACGACAAGTCGTGCAAGAGGAGCGACGGCTCGGCCTGGACAATCAACCCTATGGGCGCAGTCGGGAGAAGTTGCAGGAGTTGCTCTACGACAACTTCGCCTACAAGCATTCGGTCATCGGTTCGATGGAAGACCTCAATGCGGCGACTCTGGACGACGTGCGCGAGTTCTTCCGCATCTACTATGCGCCGAATAACGCCGTGCTGACGCTCGTGGGGGCTTTCCGAACGCAGGAAGCGCTGGCGAAAATTCGCAAGTACTTCGGGGGGATCCCTCGACAGCCCGATCCGCCGCCGGTCGATGTGACCGAGCCCGAGCAGACAGCCGAACGACGCGCCACGGTTGAGGATCCGCTGGCGCGACTGCCGCGCGTGGACATCGCGTTCAAGACCGTGCCCGGGAACACGCCGGACTTCTACGCCCTTCAAGTCCTGGCGAATGTCCTTCACGGTGGACAAAGTTCGCGGCTCTATCAGAAGCTCGTGCGGGAGAAGGAGCTGGTGACGAGCATCAGTGGGTTCATGGACGAGAAGCGCGCGCCAGGGGGCTTCTACATCACGGCGACACTTCGGCCGGGGGCACGCATTGAGGAGGTCGAGGCCGTGATCGCCGAGGAGATCGAGCGAGTGCGGCGTGAACCCATCGCCGATTGGGAGTTGATGAAGGCGAAGAACACAGCACGTCGCGCGTTCATCAGCTCGATCGCCAGCTCTCTCTCTCGCGCCATCTTGCTTGGCCAATATGCCGTCTATTACGGCGATCCCAATGTGATCAACACCCGGCTGGAGCGGATCATGGCCGTGACGAAGGAAGACGTGCAGCGCGTGGCTGAGCGGTATTTACGTCCGACCAATCGCACGGTCGTCATCACGATCCCCAAGGCCGCGCTGCTGCCCACATCTGGCCAAGAGGAGGGGGGACGATGAGAATCCGAATCACCGTTTCGTTCTGCGCGATGCTCGTGCTCTCGCTCTCGTGGGTGAGGGCACAAGGGCCGGGCGGGTCGCAAATGCCTGGTCCGACGGGCCAATCCCTCAAGGGAGCGGTCATCAAAGGCAAGGCGCCGGTCAATCGCGAGATTCTTCGCGTGCGGTTGCCGCGTCCGCAAGAAGCGCGGTTGAAGAACGGGCTCGAAGTCATCCTCCTCGAGGATCATCGTCTCCCGGTGTTCACGATGCAGATGGTGATTCGAAGTGGGGGACTGGCCGATCCTCCTGATCATCGCGGATTGGCGCAGTTCACGGCGGCCTTGTTGCGCGAAGGGACGAAGCGTCGCACGAGTCGAGAGATCGCCGAACAATTGGATACGCTCGGGATCACGTTCAGCGCCACGAGCGGTCTGTCATCGCTGACGAGTACGGTGAGCATATCGGGGCTGATCGAAAATCTGGAGGAGGCGCTCGATCTCTTCGCCGACATCATTCGCCATCCCACGTTCCCGCCCGAAGAAGTGGAGCGCTATAAGACGCGCACGCTCGCACAGCTTCAATTGCAGCGCTCCCTCCCGCAGTTCCTCGCCCAGGAGCGCTTCAATCGCGTGCTCTACGGGGAGCATCCAGCCGGATGGACGGTTCCTCCGGTGGAATCGGTTCGTCGGCTCACGTCGGACGCGCTCGCTCGGTTCCATGCGACGCATTATCGCCCGAACAATGCCTTCCTGGCCGTCGTCGGCGACATGACGCTTCGAGATCTTCTGCCGAAGATCGAGCGATTCTTCGGCGATTGGGAGCCCGCCGAGATCCCGCGCGTGGAGATCCCTTCCGTCGCGGTTCAATCTTCGCGAAAGATCCATCTCATCCACCGGCCGCAATCGCCGCAGACCGTCATCCAGTTGGGGGTGCTGGGGATCACGCGGACGGATCCGGACTATTTCGCCGTGCTTCTCGCGAATCATATCCTGGGGGGTGGACCGACGGGACGCCTCTTCTTGAATCTCCGCGAGGACAAGGGCTACACCTATGGAGCCTATAGCTCGTTCACCAGCTCGAAATTCCGAGGCGTGTGGGGGGCAAGCGCGGCCGTTCGAACCGAAGTGACCGAGGGGGCGATGCGGGAGTTCCTCTACGAATTGCAGCGTCTGCGCGATGAGCGCGTCTCGGACGAAGAGTTGGAGAATGCCAAGCGCGCGTTGGTGGGAAGCTTCGCTCTCTCGCTCGAGCGCCCGCAGGAGCTGTTGCAGAACATCATCACGCAGAAGATCTACAATCTGCCGGCCGATTATTGGGACACCTATCCGCAGAAGGTCTTCGCCATCACCGCGCGCGATGTGCAGCGGGTCGCGCAGAAATATCTCGACCTCACGCAACTGCAGATCGTCGCCGTTGGGGATGCGCCGCGAATTCGCGAGGTCTTGACCAAGTTCGGACCGATCGAAGTCCTGGATGCCGAGGGTCGCCCGCTCTCGGCCCTTCAGTGAGCGGGTCGAAGTCTCGCGCACTGAGAACGCATTTCGGAGAACGCTCGCGCGGCGAGGGGGAGGATCAGTATGTCTGACCTCTCTTCGCACGTTCAGCTCTGAACCAGCGGGACGCACGCTCTTCATCGAGAGGAGAGGAACAATGGCGCGACGGCATGAGAGTTTGATCCCCCTCTCGCATGGGCACCATCACGGATTGGTGCTGAGCTGGCGCATCAAGCGCGCGCTGGCGCGTGAGTCGCTCGAAGAGGAAGCGCTGCGGCAATTGGCGCGCGCCGTCGTCTCCTTTTTCGAGAGCGACCTCGCGCCGCATTTCGCCGCCGAAGAGGAAGGGCTCTTCCCCATCATGGAGGCGAATCTCGGTCGCCTCGATCTCCTCATGGAGCTGAGAGAAGAGCACGAGCGCTTTCGCGCGTGGATCGAAGAGTTGCGCCGTTCGATAGACGCTTCCCCCTCGATGGAAACACTGCGCGCTTTTGGCGTCCTCCTGCACGATCACATTCGGAAGGAGGAGCGCGTCTTGTTTCCGATCTTTGAAGAACGAATGCCGCCGGACGAAGCCCGACGGGCAGGATCGGTGATCGTCGAACGATTGACCTCACGTTCCCGGTGCGGAGTGCCGAAACGGGACCTATGAGGGAGGGCGACCTCCAAAGCCCGGGGTCACGACCCCTCTGGCCGTCCGGATCCTTTCACGTCCTCCTCCCGCAGCGTGTCCAGCAAGACCTTCCAGTCGAGCCACGGCTCCTTCCCTTTGAGCCACTTCTCGAACCATTGGAACTCGGCGACCATCTTCACGAGTTGATACCGAGGATTCGTCAATCCGTGCGGCATGTTCGGGTAGATGATGAACTCGGTCGGCACGCCGAGCTTCTTCAAGGCCATGTGTAGCTCTTCGCTCTGAGGGCGTGGCACGCGCTGATCCGCTTCGCCCACGTGGATGAGCGTCGGCGTCTTCGCGCGCGTGATATATCGAATGGGCGAGACCGCGACATAGTGATCCCAATTCTCGTACGGCCGTCCTTTGAAATAGAATTCGCGGGGGACTTGTACGTCCGTCTGCGCATACAGGGAGATCCAGTTCACGGCTCCAGCTCCGGTCGAGATCGCCTTGAAGCGATCCGTCTGCACAAGCGTCCAATTCGAGAAGTGGCCGCCGGCGCTCCATCCCATCATGCCGAGTTTCTCCGGATCGGCGATGCCCCGCGCGATTAACTCATCTACCCCGGTCATGATGTCTTCGTAGCCCTGCCGGAAGTAATCGCCCGCGATCTGCATCTTGAATCGCTCGCCGTAGTTGGACGAGCCGCGATAGTTGGGTTGAAAGACGGCATAGCCGTTCGCGGCGAAAACGTGCACATATGTACCGTAGCTTCCCGAAAAGGAATTCATGTACGCCGCGGCCGGGCCACCGTGCAATTGAACGATGAGCGGATATCGTCGTCCCGGCTCATAGCCGACCGGTTTGACGAGGATGCCTTCGACCATCTGCCCGTCGGTGCTCTTCCAGCGGACGGTCTCGTATTCGCCGAGCGCGATCTCCTCGATCTGCGGATTCGCTCGTGTCAAGCGCGTCCAATGCGATCGTTGGCCGACTTTCTCCAGCGTCGTGAGGTAAAAATCGGGCGGATTCTTCGGATCGGTGAACGTCAAAAGGAGCCATCCCGTGTCCTCGTCGAATGTCGCGGACAGGACGCCGATCTCATGCGTGAGTTGCGTGACGCGCCCTGTCTCCACAGAGATGGCGAAGAGATGCGCGTTGACTCCCACGCCTTCGGTGAAATAGATCGTCTTCCCGTCCTTGCTCCAGAAGCCGATGGAGACGTCGCCGTCGAACGTCGTCTCCAGCTCGCGCACCGATCCCCCGCGCGTCGGCGCCAGATAGATGCGTAGATTGCGCATGTAGGTGAAGTCATCGGGGGCCGTGAAGGCCAACCATGCGCCGTCCGGCGAGAAGCTCATCGTTCCCTCGCTCACCGCGTTGTGCGTGAGCCGTTCGACGGTGCCGGTCGCGAGATCCAGCCGATAAACCTCGGCCTCTTCGCCCGTTGCGTAGCGAAAGGTCGAAGCTCCGCGAAAAGCGATGAGGCGATGATCCTTGGAGATTACGAACGCGGCGACGCTGTACTCCGATCCCGAAGTCCATCGCTTCACAGCTTTGGTCCCCACGTCCACGGCCCAGAGATGCGCGGGCGGCCTCGGCTGGTCCACGAGGCGCACATCGAATTTCTTCTCTCGCCGTTCCCGATCGAGTTTGTCCACGAAGTCGGGAGAGGTGAAATAAATTCGCTGACTATCCGGACTCCACTCCCATCGAAGGACGCCCGTCTCGTGTGTGGTCAGAGGGACGGGCTTCTCCGCATCGAAGCGAGCCGGCAGAAGCCACAACTGACGCTCTCCCTCCTTCCCGGCTGTGAAGGC contains:
- a CDS encoding ATP-binding protein, which encodes MSEPASIIETLTHVRRLIGETRGQAFFDRAVEALAEWLDVPWVLLGRSEAGGQRLRVVSWYRKGLIERGGIIEVSGTPLERILAEGWPYVCDEGAWQRFPQDEALQSCRAEFYWGVPLRDRGDGQVLGVLALYTTEPRRLTPAECTVLELFEVCMAKELEHIRREETLQELQRRFLHAQRMESLGALTAGIAHDFNNLLTGILGFTELALAQLESDDGVSEDTRSHLNQVLTLSRRARDLVRQLMLLGRPEGESERSCALHAFMKDFTALLRRIIPEHIEIELDLAPQEITLAVNPIHLQQVLLNLAINACDAMPQGGRLRIQTESLRPDILQAPSYTRVRERPYVRLTVSDTGTGIAPDILPHIFEPFFTTKEAGKGTGLGLCVVREIVHAYEGWIEVESELGRGTKVHIFWPIARESEVHVSSQRLEEAKIPRGSGETVLLVEDDPTILKLGERLLEKLGYRVLTAHNGREAIALYARHQPEIRLILLDAVMPEMSGEQTLRELRALDPQVRILVTTGYSSRDQLKDFPWEATDGLLLKPYDVHSLARAIRQCLER
- a CDS encoding threonine/serine dehydratase, translated to MITVADIKRARAAFPPIIRRTPLLRSEDLSAALGSPIWLKCENLQITGSYKARAAFTILYHLGKEAKRRGVALTSSGNFATAFAYMGRWLGVPTVLVMMRRTSPFKAEQVARFGGEIVWCEDRFEARFETLRQLEVERGLLAINHMEDPNVVIGHGTIGLEILEQLPEAPTVLVPISTGGLIAGVALALKECNPRASIIGVQPEGANATYLSFKAGTIVTIPETRTICDALTATRPGTLMFSLIQRYVDDVVLVSDEEVAEAVAWLARQEKLVVEPSGAVGVAALRSGRVTARGPTIALVSGGNIAPTHFAQLLTSSARA
- a CDS encoding insulinase family protein, encoding MPIRKSFRLILVILGLAATVAAQGPKPIKVEFTDVRLENGLRVILVEDHGAPVVSLCVTYNVGSRNERPGRTGFAHLFEHMMFQGSENVGKGEHFLLIFNNGGTMNGTTNEERTNYFQTVPANQLDLVLFLEADRMRSLDVSQQNLDNQRQVVQEERRLGLDNQPYGRSREKLQELLYDNFAYKHSVIGSMEDLNAATLDDVREFFRIYYAPNNAVLTLVGAFRTQEALAKIRKYFGGIPRQPDPPPVDVTEPEQTAERRATVEDPLARLPRVDIAFKTVPGNTPDFYALQVLANVLHGGQSSRLYQKLVREKELVTSISGFMDEKRAPGGFYITATLRPGARIEEVEAVIAEEIERVRREPIADWELMKAKNTARRAFISSIASSLSRAILLGQYAVYYGDPNVINTRLERIMAVTKEDVQRVAERYLRPTNRTVVITIPKAALLPTSGQEEGGR
- a CDS encoding insulinase family protein — its product is MRIRITVSFCAMLVLSLSWVRAQGPGGSQMPGPTGQSLKGAVIKGKAPVNREILRVRLPRPQEARLKNGLEVILLEDHRLPVFTMQMVIRSGGLADPPDHRGLAQFTAALLREGTKRRTSREIAEQLDTLGITFSATSGLSSLTSTVSISGLIENLEEALDLFADIIRHPTFPPEEVERYKTRTLAQLQLQRSLPQFLAQERFNRVLYGEHPAGWTVPPVESVRRLTSDALARFHATHYRPNNAFLAVVGDMTLRDLLPKIERFFGDWEPAEIPRVEIPSVAVQSSRKIHLIHRPQSPQTVIQLGVLGITRTDPDYFAVLLANHILGGGPTGRLFLNLREDKGYTYGAYSSFTSSKFRGVWGASAAVRTEVTEGAMREFLYELQRLRDERVSDEELENAKRALVGSFALSLERPQELLQNIITQKIYNLPADYWDTYPQKVFAITARDVQRVAQKYLDLTQLQIVAVGDAPRIREVLTKFGPIEVLDAEGRPLSALQ
- a CDS encoding hemerythrin domain-containing protein, with the protein product MARRHESLIPLSHGHHHGLVLSWRIKRALARESLEEEALRQLARAVVSFFESDLAPHFAAEEEGLFPIMEANLGRLDLLMELREEHERFRAWIEELRRSIDASPSMETLRAFGVLLHDHIRKEERVLFPIFEERMPPDEARRAGSVIVERLTSRSRCGVPKRDL
- a CDS encoding S9 family peptidase → MRRCLRMLTWIFIWSVSLVGTERFVAAQRPQRGMTFMDVLELRTVGDPALSPDGKLLLYTLTTLNWKEGKRFRDLFLVSTSGGPSRQMTFTPNKEEHSPAWSRDGTFFAFLSDREGSPQIYFMRPDGGEARRVTDHKDGVERFAFSRDGRWLAFTAGKEGERQLWLLPARFDAEKPVPLTTHETGVLRWEWSPDSQRIYFTSPDFVDKLDRERREKKFDVRLVDQPRPPAHLWAVDVGTKAVKRWTSGSEYSVAAFVISKDHRLIAFRGASTFRYATGEEAEVYRLDLATGTVERLTHNAVSEGTMSFSPDGAWLAFTAPDDFTYMRNLRIYLAPTRGGSVRELETTFDGDVSIGFWSKDGKTIYFTEGVGVNAHLFAISVETGRVTQLTHEIGVLSATFDEDTGWLLLTFTDPKNPPDFYLTTLEKVGQRSHWTRLTRANPQIEEIALGEYETVRWKSTDGQMVEGILVKPVGYEPGRRYPLIVQLHGGPAAAYMNSFSGSYGTYVHVFAANGYAVFQPNYRGSSNYGERFKMQIAGDYFRQGYEDIMTGVDELIARGIADPEKLGMMGWSAGGHFSNWTLVQTDRFKAISTGAGAVNWISLYAQTDVQVPREFYFKGRPYENWDHYVAVSPIRYITRAKTPTLIHVGEADQRVPRPQSEELHMALKKLGVPTEFIIYPNMPHGLTNPRYQLVKMVAEFQWFEKWLKGKEPWLDWKVLLDTLREEDVKGSGRPEGS